One Flagellimonas sp. CMM7 genomic region harbors:
- a CDS encoding type IV secretory system conjugative DNA transfer family protein: MENYLLLTLLFFIGIAFEYLLIRFLKKGFYISILLWVVLAVIFYYYFPTTFFLKSVLYGGLPLLFLAILFFVYVAKEENPTNIHEEYRAILHTKGFRLALGNIRRGISIIGSAGSGKTESVVHGLFQHLGAHGFCGVMHDYKNFEITEMAYPIFNATDRDFYIISFGPIYNRVNPIAPRYIPDEESVHEISRVLLENLLELKESGSTGASKFFNDAVEGLISGLVWRLKVDYPDYCTIPHMIALYQHLDTVELVEFLSANVTSKAMADAFISGVDSDRQTAGVKSTLANAFKKISTQKIFMVLSADEVPLNVNDPETPSVISVVNDPKKETSLSPVIATIIHSITKQMSERNRLSSFLLMEEAATLRLLNMHRIPATLRSYDIAIIYVLQDKVQNGMMYGDKASKAILSNLSYQFFGKANDPDTAKYYERFFEIIKKETRSISKGHSLNFDTRVTQGEKEVAKRRADAFYGLQQGEFVVFFDGKDKKIRFKFPKIVRELPKPLSISESELKHNFDRIHREAQSIFK, from the coding sequence ATGGAAAATTATTTGCTATTGACACTGTTGTTTTTTATAGGGATAGCCTTTGAATATCTGCTCATCCGTTTTCTGAAAAAAGGCTTTTATATCTCCATTTTGCTCTGGGTGGTATTGGCAGTAATCTTCTATTATTATTTTCCTACTACGTTCTTTTTAAAGTCGGTTTTGTATGGCGGACTCCCCCTCCTATTCTTGGCCATTCTCTTCTTCGTTTACGTGGCCAAAGAGGAAAACCCGACCAATATCCATGAAGAATATAGGGCCATTCTCCATACCAAAGGATTCCGTTTGGCCCTTGGCAACATCCGTCGAGGCATCTCCATTATCGGTTCGGCAGGGAGCGGAAAAACCGAAAGTGTCGTCCATGGGCTGTTCCAACATTTAGGGGCACACGGGTTCTGTGGGGTGATGCACGACTACAAGAATTTTGAGATTACCGAGATGGCCTATCCCATCTTTAACGCGACCGATAGGGACTTTTATATTATTTCCTTTGGGCCTATCTACAACCGTGTCAATCCCATTGCCCCTCGATATATTCCCGATGAGGAAAGCGTCCATGAAATCTCTCGGGTCCTCCTCGAAAACCTCTTGGAACTCAAAGAATCTGGAAGTACGGGAGCCTCAAAATTCTTTAATGATGCGGTTGAGGGGCTTATTAGTGGATTGGTCTGGCGATTGAAAGTGGACTATCCCGACTATTGTACCATACCCCATATGATTGCACTGTACCAACATCTGGATACTGTCGAATTGGTGGAGTTTTTGAGTGCCAATGTCACCTCCAAAGCGATGGCCGATGCCTTTATCAGCGGCGTGGATTCCGATAGGCAGACCGCCGGGGTTAAGAGCACCTTGGCCAATGCGTTTAAAAAGATCAGTACCCAAAAAATATTCATGGTATTGTCCGCCGATGAAGTGCCTTTGAACGTGAATGACCCCGAGACTCCCTCCGTTATTTCCGTAGTGAATGACCCAAAAAAAGAAACCTCGCTCTCCCCTGTCATTGCAACCATTATCCATTCCATTACCAAGCAAATGAGTGAACGAAACCGCCTGTCCTCTTTTCTTTTGATGGAGGAAGCGGCCACCTTACGACTGTTGAACATGCACCGCATTCCTGCCACCTTACGGAGCTATGACATCGCCATAATTTACGTTTTACAGGACAAGGTTCAGAACGGTATGATGTACGGTGACAAGGCCAGTAAGGCCATCTTGAGTAACCTATCCTACCAGTTTTTTGGAAAGGCCAATGACCCTGATACCGCCAAATATTATGAACGTTTCTTTGAAATCATAAAGAAGGAAACGCGAAGTATAAGCAAAGGGCATTCCTTGAATTTTGATACCCGTGTGACCCAAGGGGAAAAGGAAGTGGCCAAACGCAGAGCTGATGCATTCTATGGTTTACAACAAGGGGAGTTTGTGGTGTTCTTTGATGGAAAAGATAAAAAAATACGATTTAAATTTCCCAAAATAGTTCGGGAATTACCAAAACCATTATCAATTTCTGAGAGTGAATTGAAACATAATTTTGATAGAATCCATAGAGAGGCTCAATCAATTTTTAAATAA
- a CDS encoding site-specific integrase, with protein sequence MQTSKTFKILFRLVKSRMKNDIAPIYVRITLDGKRTEFNTELWSLPEEWDGKMNRVVGRTSNARAINDELDTIKVDLKEAYKELKREGKYITPQSLKARYQGTDHSNETLLGLSKYHYAKNKVKLAEGTLKNYTTTEKYLSDFMEKNFKSSDLPLEYIQYSFIVDFELFLLDSKNHLNTKQPLKNNGIMKHLERLNKLMSFAAKLDWIAKHPFEKYELSYTKFKNNYLNEIQLNDVETVVLESEKLNRVRDVFIFCCYTGLSYIDVKLLTEDNVVMGIDGNLWLSLYREKSDEPVKVPLLDKAVSILKKYENFENSERLLPVCSNQKMNQYLKDIATICNIDFKVTCHVARHTFATTVTLSNGVPIATVSKLLGHTKLSTTQIYANVVEKKLRDDMNKLQNTLNQNQHSA encoded by the coding sequence ATGCAAACTTCAAAAACTTTCAAAATTTTATTTCGTCTGGTAAAATCCAGAATGAAAAATGACATTGCACCCATCTATGTAAGAATTACTTTAGATGGGAAGCGTACAGAATTTAATACTGAACTTTGGAGTCTTCCAGAAGAATGGGATGGTAAAATGAATAGGGTAGTTGGTAGAACCTCGAATGCGAGGGCTATAAATGATGAACTGGATACTATCAAAGTAGATTTAAAAGAAGCTTATAAAGAACTTAAACGTGAGGGTAAATATATTACTCCTCAATCCCTTAAAGCACGTTATCAAGGAACAGACCATAGTAACGAAACTTTGCTTGGCTTATCTAAATATCATTATGCTAAAAACAAGGTTAAACTTGCGGAAGGGACTTTAAAAAACTACACCACTACTGAAAAATATTTGAGCGACTTTATGGAGAAAAATTTTAAATCTTCGGATTTGCCATTAGAGTACATTCAATACAGTTTCATTGTTGATTTTGAATTGTTTCTTCTTGATTCAAAGAATCATTTAAATACAAAGCAACCATTGAAAAATAATGGGATTATGAAGCATTTAGAGCGACTCAATAAGCTAATGAGTTTTGCTGCAAAACTAGACTGGATTGCTAAACATCCATTTGAGAAATATGAATTGAGTTATACCAAATTCAAGAACAATTACTTAAATGAAATACAACTAAATGATGTAGAAACGGTAGTATTAGAAAGTGAAAAACTTAATCGTGTTAGGGATGTTTTTATTTTTTGTTGCTATACAGGTCTATCTTATATCGACGTAAAATTGTTGACCGAAGATAACGTTGTTATGGGAATCGACGGTAATTTATGGTTGTCCCTATACAGAGAGAAAAGTGATGAACCTGTTAAAGTCCCTCTTTTAGACAAAGCTGTAAGCATTTTAAAGAAGTATGAAAATTTTGAAAATTCAGAAAGGCTTTTACCTGTATGTTCTAACCAAAAAATGAATCAATATCTTAAAGATATAGCTACAATATGTAATATAGATTTTAAAGTAACCTGCCATGTTGCCAGACACACCTTCGCAACTACTGTTACACTTTCAAATGGTGTTCCTATTGCAACTGTTTCTAAACTATTGGGACATACCAAACTTTCTACTACACAAATCTATGCGAATGTTGTCGAGAAGAAACTTAGGGATGATATGAATAAGTTACAGAACACCTTAAATCAAAATCAACATAGTGCATAG
- a CDS encoding restriction endonuclease, which yields MANSKNAGKGFERLAESLFNKLIENSEYESVERDVQLQGKDGLRQVDVLIRSKVASFNMLTVVECKDHNRKLSISVVDAFHSKLLDIQANKGILISRLGFSSKAISKAKRLGISLCTAHKALSPKWMPDIDIPVIIEEIQPIDINLEFTGTMEKGNLISQTSIPLINGIDVTDLVDKKWKEGTLKFDKTNRPQKLVLEELSKPYITNLSINNSGSSTSEISEISDLDIFFRVRIRYFQTSLSKLRGTEILKDITEQKLKIFLEIHSVEKLITGLKEIKKNEIAGFIGLRISLNIKPNLVDKPQKIEFQKLKSK from the coding sequence ATGGCTAACTCAAAAAACGCTGGCAAAGGATTTGAACGACTCGCAGAATCTTTGTTTAATAAACTAATTGAAAACTCTGAATATGAAAGTGTTGAAAGAGATGTTCAATTACAGGGAAAAGATGGTTTGAGACAGGTTGATGTATTAATTAGAAGTAAAGTCGCATCATTTAATATGCTGACTGTAGTAGAATGTAAAGACCATAATAGAAAGTTAAGCATAAGTGTTGTAGATGCATTTCATTCTAAATTACTTGATATTCAAGCAAATAAAGGCATTCTAATCTCTAGGTTAGGATTTTCAAGCAAAGCAATCTCTAAAGCAAAAAGGCTAGGGATTTCTTTATGTACTGCGCATAAAGCACTTAGTCCCAAATGGATGCCCGATATAGATATACCAGTTATTATTGAAGAAATACAACCAATTGATATTAATTTAGAATTTACTGGGACAATGGAAAAGGGGAATTTAATTTCTCAAACCTCAATACCCTTGATTAACGGAATTGATGTTACTGATTTGGTAGATAAAAAATGGAAAGAAGGAACACTAAAATTCGACAAGACCAACCGACCTCAAAAATTGGTATTGGAAGAATTGTCCAAACCATATATAACCAATTTATCAATAAACAATTCAGGTAGTTCAACAAGTGAAATAAGTGAAATAAGTGACTTGGATATTTTTTTTAGAGTCCGCATTAGATATTTTCAAACAAGTCTTAGCAAACTAAGAGGGACTGAAATATTAAAAGATATTACTGAGCAGAAATTAAAAATATTCTTAGAAATACACTCAGTTGAAAAATTAATAACAGGTCTAAAAGAAATAAAGAAAAATGAAATAGCAGGATTTATAGGTTTAAGAATCTCTCTAAATATTAAACCAAATTTAGTTGATAAACCACAAAAAATTGAATTCCAAAAATTGAAATCAAAATGA
- a CDS encoding restriction endonuclease, with product MNKNQIPDTYIARKGLENEVLDFVLSDEMRFLQVFGAAGVGKTTLTRQVLWSNKLENFVEWVSLADYSRLKRTNKILFGDFSVDPDRKFDLFKHVNTDTKILVIDDADLMNPAVLNSNITHFLNNNSKIKVILISREYIYAFHSKAILVSPFTYEETNGFLKRRKQLLNFSTEIFKVVQGNPLILQMFDDYLNKYSFEEVKNLLESPLRLNFSLGSQAKENELIKSVRPSIVTVESLLIEKIKQNPKDIHQLSPREFERLIAEIISESGWKVELTPQTRDGGMDIIASNHTLLGKHVCLIEAKKYRPNNPVGVSLVRNLYGTLLDYQANSSLLVTTSRFTKDAQKFQKRHKNLIGLKDYGNVIDWVENYKKNINLRF from the coding sequence ATGAATAAGAATCAAATACCCGATACCTATATAGCTCGAAAAGGATTAGAAAATGAAGTTTTAGATTTTGTTTTAAGTGACGAAATGAGATTTTTACAGGTGTTTGGAGCGGCAGGGGTAGGAAAAACTACTCTCACCCGTCAAGTTTTGTGGAGCAATAAACTAGAAAATTTTGTTGAATGGGTTTCGCTAGCAGATTATTCGCGGTTAAAAAGAACGAATAAAATTCTATTCGGAGATTTTTCTGTTGACCCAGATAGAAAGTTCGATTTGTTTAAGCATGTCAATACTGATACAAAAATTTTGGTTATAGATGATGCCGATTTAATGAATCCAGCAGTCTTAAATAGTAATATAACTCATTTTTTAAACAACAATTCTAAGATTAAAGTTATTCTCATATCTAGGGAGTATATATATGCGTTTCATTCCAAAGCTATATTGGTATCACCTTTTACGTATGAAGAGACCAATGGTTTTTTGAAACGAAGGAAACAACTTCTTAATTTTTCAACCGAAATTTTTAAGGTAGTTCAGGGAAATCCTCTCATACTTCAAATGTTTGATGATTATCTCAATAAATATTCATTTGAAGAAGTTAAAAACCTTCTCGAGAGCCCATTAAGGTTAAATTTTAGTTTAGGAAGCCAAGCCAAAGAAAATGAACTAATAAAATCTGTTCGTCCCAGTATAGTGACCGTAGAATCGTTGCTAATCGAAAAAATAAAACAAAACCCAAAAGATATTCATCAACTATCACCCAGAGAATTTGAGAGGTTGATTGCAGAAATTATAAGTGAGTCGGGATGGAAAGTTGAATTAACCCCTCAAACCAGAGATGGAGGAATGGATATTATTGCATCAAATCATACTTTATTAGGAAAGCATGTTTGTTTGATAGAAGCAAAGAAATATAGACCAAACAACCCTGTAGGAGTATCATTGGTTAGAAATTTATATGGAACCTTATTGGACTACCAAGCCAATAGTAGTTTGTTGGTCACTACATCTAGATTTACTAAAGATGCCCAAAAGTTTCAAAAAAGACATAAAAACTTAATAGGATTGAAAGATTATGGAAACGTAATTGATTGGGTAGAAAACTATAAGAAAAACATTAATCTAAGGTTTTGA
- a CDS encoding BfmA/BtgA family mobilization protein, whose amino-acid sequence MGKKNGTYRYSAISIKHAIAVRFRSFSKKMAQSHSECLESIMDFFEWHGLDPNKKFGKSIIQEILKNRQRTETSIKRNEATIAIIRDIEINQTKPNNAMLLALFGEDAKTKKPIRKEKKQLDKKIDAAAEIELTVPKIRYERLTEKLEKVKQDYSHVLDRVELVKGSFGKAFFKLDLSPSELEKFKRTLKNNA is encoded by the coding sequence ATGGGGAAGAAGAATGGAACATATCGGTATTCAGCCATCAGCATCAAACATGCCATTGCTGTGCGGTTTCGTTCCTTCTCCAAAAAGATGGCCCAATCCCATTCGGAATGCTTGGAGTCCATCATGGACTTTTTTGAATGGCATGGCTTGGATCCCAATAAGAAATTTGGCAAGAGCATTATCCAAGAAATCCTGAAGAACCGACAACGCACGGAGACCTCCATCAAACGGAACGAGGCCACCATAGCCATTATCCGCGACATAGAAATCAACCAGACCAAGCCCAACAATGCCATGTTGTTGGCCCTCTTCGGGGAGGATGCCAAGACCAAAAAACCCATCCGAAAAGAGAAAAAACAGCTCGATAAGAAAATAGATGCAGCAGCTGAAATAGAACTCACCGTTCCCAAGATCCGCTACGAACGTCTTACCGAAAAATTGGAAAAAGTAAAACAGGATTATAGTCATGTACTGGACAGGGTAGAACTCGTCAAAGGAAGTTTTGGCAAGGCCTTTTTTAAGTTAGACCTCTCCCCTTCCGAGCTTGAAAAATTCAAAAGAACCCTCAAAAACAATGCGTAA
- a CDS encoding HD family phosphohydrolase: MGKTLDNVYKHQSLAYKYFLYLVSVALIVFFFPKGGKFKYEFQKGKPWQYENLYAPIDFSIKKTEAEIADEQRSLRDNKTDYYTFDGDVPVAAKKALQTDLNGFFAQSAYPSPQQKIILDTGLEVVDSIYGVGVFQDLPTSSSILLVKNNEARPLGSNSFMDLPESKKRVSSILSTKRTPAKEVLETLIVRVIETNVFFDEALTERALEEELSKISFTRGEVSEGRLIIAKGEVVEAENFKILNSLKEEYESELWRGDNYYFILLGYTILVALVLIMLFLFLKRYRSEIFQNNNKVTFIFVNVLLMVFATTLMVKNNESYVYVVPLCILPLILKNFFDARLGLFVHVLTVLILGFVVPNSFEYIFLQIIAGIVTILTASELYKRANLFISVGQITLIYIIGYFAFHAIHEGNLENIEWILFGVFILNGLLTLFAQPLIYMYEKIFGLISDVSLLELSDTNSKLLKELSDKAPGTFHHSLQVANLAEAAANEIGANAMLVRVGALYHDIGKMGKPSFFTENQITSVNPHDDLPPKESAKIIIDHVIHGIEIARKNKLPDRIIDFIRTHHGTTLVFYFFKKQQELEQAVDEKDFRYPGPIPFSKETAILMIADSVEAASKSLKNPTYIIIDEFVEKIVKGQMQANQFLNANITLKEIEMVKKVLKQKLTNIYHLRVEYPE, translated from the coding sequence ATGGGAAAAACTTTGGATAATGTTTACAAGCATCAATCACTTGCATACAAGTATTTTCTATATTTAGTTTCCGTTGCACTTATTGTATTCTTTTTCCCAAAGGGTGGTAAGTTTAAATATGAATTTCAGAAAGGAAAGCCTTGGCAGTATGAAAACCTATATGCTCCCATTGATTTCTCTATAAAGAAGACGGAAGCAGAAATTGCCGATGAGCAACGTTCACTCCGCGATAATAAAACGGATTACTACACATTTGATGGAGATGTGCCTGTCGCGGCTAAAAAAGCATTGCAAACCGATTTAAATGGTTTTTTTGCGCAAAGTGCCTATCCAAGCCCTCAACAAAAAATTATACTGGATACAGGATTGGAGGTGGTAGATAGTATTTATGGAGTAGGCGTGTTCCAAGATTTGCCAACTTCAAGTTCCATTTTACTTGTTAAGAATAATGAAGCACGACCCCTAGGCTCTAATAGCTTTATGGATTTACCGGAGTCCAAGAAAAGAGTTTCATCAATTTTATCCACTAAAAGAACTCCAGCGAAAGAAGTTTTGGAAACGTTGATAGTTAGAGTAATAGAAACGAATGTTTTCTTTGATGAAGCACTTACCGAAAGAGCCTTGGAGGAAGAATTATCCAAAATTTCTTTTACACGAGGGGAAGTTTCAGAAGGGAGACTAATTATTGCGAAGGGTGAAGTGGTCGAGGCGGAAAATTTTAAAATCCTTAATTCTTTGAAAGAAGAATATGAATCGGAACTATGGAGAGGAGATAATTATTATTTCATTCTTCTAGGGTATACCATTTTGGTGGCTTTAGTATTAATTATGTTGTTCCTTTTCTTAAAGCGGTATCGCAGTGAAATCTTCCAGAATAACAATAAGGTCACATTCATTTTTGTGAATGTATTGCTAATGGTTTTTGCAACCACACTTATGGTGAAGAACAATGAGAGCTATGTTTACGTTGTACCTCTTTGCATTCTGCCCTTAATCCTTAAAAACTTTTTTGATGCTAGACTAGGGCTGTTTGTTCATGTGCTAACCGTTCTTATACTTGGGTTTGTGGTTCCCAATAGTTTTGAATATATCTTTTTACAAATTATTGCTGGTATTGTAACCATTTTAACCGCATCAGAACTTTATAAACGTGCCAATCTTTTTATCTCAGTAGGGCAGATTACGTTGATATACATTATTGGGTATTTTGCGTTTCATGCAATACATGAGGGCAATCTTGAAAATATTGAATGGATATTGTTTGGAGTCTTTATTTTAAATGGACTTCTAACGCTTTTTGCGCAACCTCTTATTTATATGTATGAAAAAATATTTGGTTTAATATCAGATGTTTCGCTTTTAGAGCTTTCAGATACCAATTCCAAGTTGTTAAAGGAATTATCGGATAAGGCTCCTGGCACGTTTCATCATTCCCTTCAGGTAGCCAATCTTGCAGAAGCAGCTGCCAACGAAATTGGGGCTAATGCTATGTTGGTTAGGGTAGGGGCCTTGTATCATGATATTGGAAAGATGGGCAAGCCTAGTTTTTTTACTGAAAATCAAATAACAAGCGTGAATCCGCATGACGATTTGCCGCCTAAGGAAAGCGCAAAGATTATTATTGATCATGTGATACATGGAATTGAAATAGCAAGAAAAAATAAACTTCCAGATAGGATAATAGATTTTATAAGAACGCATCACGGTACAACCTTGGTTTTTTACTTTTTTAAGAAACAACAGGAATTGGAACAAGCGGTAGACGAAAAAGATTTTAGATATCCAGGTCCTATTCCATTTTCTAAGGAGACTGCAATCTTAATGATAGCAGATTCTGTTGAAGCGGCCTCAAAAAGTTTAAAGAACCCAACTTACATCATTATTGATGAATTTGTGGAAAAAATTGTAAAAGGGCAAATGCAGGCCAATCAATTTTTAAACGCCAATATTACCCTTAAAGAAATAGAAATGGTAAAGAAGGTTTTAAAACAAAAACTGACCAATATTTACCATTTAAGGGTGGAGTACCCTGAGTAA
- a CDS encoding acetyl-CoA C-acyltransferase, which produces MNKVVIVSAVRTPIGSFMGSLSSVPAPKLGSIAIKGALEKINLKPEQVEEVLMGNVVQAGTGQAPARQAAIYAGIPNTVPCTTINKVCASGMKAIMQAAQSIALGENSIVIAGGMENMSLIPHYTYMRNGVKFGPATLVDGMQKDGLVDAYDQNAMGVCADACATEHNFSREEQDAYAIQSYNRSAEAWKAGKFANEVVPVEVPQRRGEPIIVNEDEEYTNVKMEKIPALRPAFTKDGTVTAANASTINDGAAAVVLMSADKASELNLIPLATIKGYADAAREPEWFTTAPAKALPKALDRAGVPMEDIEFFEFNEAFSVVGLANMKLLGLKDSNVNVNGGAVSLGHPLGCSGARITITLLNILEQNNAKFGAAAICNGGGGASAIVLERN; this is translated from the coding sequence ATGAATAAAGTCGTTATTGTTTCAGCTGTTAGAACGCCAATTGGAAGTTTTATGGGTTCATTGTCCAGTGTTCCTGCACCTAAATTGGGTTCAATTGCTATAAAAGGAGCATTGGAAAAGATAAATTTAAAACCAGAACAAGTAGAAGAGGTTTTAATGGGCAATGTTGTACAAGCAGGAACTGGCCAGGCTCCTGCAAGACAAGCCGCTATATATGCTGGAATTCCCAATACGGTTCCCTGCACCACAATAAATAAAGTATGTGCTTCTGGCATGAAAGCCATAATGCAAGCAGCGCAATCCATTGCTTTAGGAGAAAATTCTATTGTAATTGCTGGAGGTATGGAAAACATGAGCCTTATTCCCCACTATACTTATATGAGAAATGGCGTGAAATTTGGACCTGCAACTTTAGTGGATGGCATGCAAAAAGATGGATTGGTGGATGCATATGATCAAAATGCCATGGGTGTTTGTGCAGATGCGTGTGCCACAGAGCACAATTTTAGCCGGGAAGAACAAGACGCCTATGCAATTCAATCCTATAACAGGTCGGCCGAAGCATGGAAAGCTGGCAAATTTGCCAATGAAGTTGTTCCTGTGGAAGTTCCCCAACGCAGAGGGGAGCCAATCATTGTTAATGAAGATGAAGAGTATACCAATGTGAAAATGGAGAAAATCCCTGCCTTAAGACCTGCCTTTACTAAAGACGGCACCGTTACCGCGGCCAATGCTTCAACCATCAATGACGGTGCAGCAGCTGTGGTGCTTATGAGCGCAGATAAAGCATCTGAATTAAATCTGATTCCTTTAGCTACAATAAAAGGTTATGCTGATGCAGCACGCGAGCCTGAATGGTTTACCACCGCTCCAGCAAAAGCCTTACCGAAAGCTTTGGACAGAGCCGGAGTACCTATGGAAGATATTGAATTCTTTGAGTTCAACGAGGCATTTTCTGTTGTTGGTCTTGCCAATATGAAACTTTTGGGCTTAAAAGATTCCAATGTAAACGTAAATGGCGGGGCTGTTTCATTGGGGCATCCTTTGGGTTGCTCCGGAGCACGAATTACGATTACCTTGCTTAACATACTTGAGCAGAACAATGCAAAATTTGGTGCCGCGGCCATTTGTAATGGTGGGGGTGGTGCTTCTGCAATTGTTTTAGAAAGAAATTAA
- a CDS encoding RadC family protein, protein MREQVNEIKVSYHESPTTLSRSKITSSSDAAEVLFSYWEKDTIGLRESFKVVLLNNSNAIKGIFEISNGGITGTLVDLRILFAVILKSLSVGIILTHNHPSGTLTASKADIEITKKIKQAASFFDINLLDHIILTPNGSYYSFADDGLI, encoded by the coding sequence ATGAGAGAACAAGTTAACGAAATAAAAGTAAGCTACCATGAAAGCCCTACCACACTTTCTCGCTCAAAAATCACTTCCTCATCCGATGCAGCGGAAGTCCTCTTTTCATATTGGGAAAAGGACACTATCGGGCTTCGGGAATCCTTTAAGGTCGTATTGCTGAACAACAGCAATGCCATTAAGGGCATCTTTGAGATTTCCAACGGCGGTATCACAGGAACTTTAGTAGATCTTCGCATTCTTTTCGCTGTTATTCTGAAGTCACTTAGCGTGGGTATTATCCTCACCCACAACCATCCCTCGGGAACGCTCACGGCCAGTAAAGCAGACATCGAGATCACCAAAAAAATCAAACAGGCCGCAAGCTTTTTTGATATCAACCTTTTGGATCATATCATCCTTACACCTAATGGGAGCTATTACAGTTTCGCCGATGATGGTTTGATATAA
- the mobB gene encoding MobB family relaxase translates to MHINITPQKIGPQHETYNSSVTDYVNYLEKENEGKHPELQEHFFDQNNDKVSPQSVISEIDGNTKKLKKRDPKFYSIVVSPSTKELKHINNDPALLRAYTRELMKDYAASFYRDRTVSINNIKYYAKIEHERTFRGFENRVHENAPYRKQIAKLRNDMVKVRRGELEGNLKKIQQEIDRLVAEAPHKINGKLVTEGTKKEGFQTHVHIIVSRKDVTDTYSLSPNSQHKKNVTILNGKQQKQGFDRNQFFDAAERRFDKLFGYERSFIDRYNAKNLYRKDPKKFFALVVGLPTNERELALKSLYKMGIPTNQKGVTLKLFRKAGLNVPNIPTNKVQLAMKAFNQLKKGMKRAIESGSIGV, encoded by the coding sequence ATGCACATCAATATCACCCCTCAAAAAATCGGCCCACAGCATGAAACTTACAACAGTAGCGTGACGGATTATGTGAACTATCTGGAGAAGGAAAACGAAGGGAAACACCCAGAACTGCAAGAGCATTTCTTTGATCAAAACAATGATAAAGTCAGTCCCCAAAGCGTCATTTCCGAAATCGATGGGAACACCAAAAAACTAAAAAAACGGGACCCAAAATTCTATTCCATCGTAGTCAGTCCCAGTACTAAGGAACTCAAGCATATCAACAACGACCCTGCCCTACTCCGTGCTTATACCCGTGAACTTATGAAGGACTATGCCGCCTCCTTTTACCGTGATCGAACAGTCTCCATTAATAATATCAAATACTATGCAAAAATTGAGCATGAGCGAACATTTCGGGGCTTTGAAAATAGGGTCCATGAGAACGCCCCTTATCGCAAGCAGATTGCCAAACTCCGAAACGATATGGTCAAGGTACGGCGTGGGGAATTGGAAGGAAACCTTAAAAAAATTCAACAGGAAATCGACCGATTGGTGGCCGAAGCGCCGCATAAGATCAATGGAAAGTTGGTGACCGAGGGCACGAAAAAGGAAGGCTTTCAGACCCATGTGCACATCATTGTCAGCCGCAAGGATGTCACCGATACCTACAGTCTTTCTCCCAATTCCCAGCATAAAAAAAACGTGACCATCCTCAATGGAAAACAGCAGAAACAGGGCTTTGACCGAAACCAATTCTTTGATGCGGCCGAACGACGGTTTGATAAATTATTTGGGTATGAACGGAGTTTTATCGACCGCTACAATGCCAAAAACCTTTACCGAAAAGACCCCAAGAAATTCTTTGCGCTGGTCGTTGGCCTGCCCACCAACGAGCGGGAACTGGCCTTAAAATCCCTGTACAAAATGGGCATTCCAACCAACCAAAAGGGTGTGACCTTAAAACTGTTCCGCAAGGCAGGGCTGAATGTTCCCAATATCCCAACTAACAAGGTACAGCTGGCCATGAAAGCCTTCAACCAACTAAAAAAGGGAATGAAACGCGCGATTGAATCAGGATCAATAGGCGTCTAA
- a CDS encoding single-stranded DNA-binding protein produces MSTLRNKVQLIGNVGSEPKITNLESGNKVARFSMATNEFYRNAQGEKVQSTQWHYVVAWDKKADIIEQYVHKGKELAIEGKLISRSYTNEMGVKCYVTEIVANEILLLGSKYETVPTNEIEVVETSVENPDEHGKQDVTENKKPRTGRTSSRKSNAEKAA; encoded by the coding sequence ATGAGTACATTGAGAAACAAAGTGCAATTAATTGGAAACGTTGGCAGTGAGCCAAAAATCACAAACTTGGAAAGTGGTAATAAAGTGGCCCGTTTTTCCATGGCTACAAACGAATTTTACAGAAATGCGCAAGGCGAAAAAGTCCAGTCCACCCAATGGCACTATGTAGTCGCCTGGGACAAGAAAGCAGACATCATAGAACAGTATGTCCATAAAGGAAAAGAATTGGCCATAGAGGGCAAATTGATCTCTCGGAGCTACACCAATGAAATGGGGGTCAAATGTTATGTCACCGAAATCGTCGCCAATGAAATCCTTTTGTTGGGTTCTAAATATGAAACTGTTCCTACGAATGAAATCGAAGTAGTGGAAACCTCCGTAGAGAATCCAGATGAACATGGGAAACAAGATGTTACAGAAAATAAAAAACCACGGACAGGAAGAACATCAAGCCGTAAAAGTAACGCAGAAAAAGCAGCTTAA